A genomic stretch from Aminobacter aminovorans includes:
- a CDS encoding BolA family protein codes for MAMDAHDIERMIKDGIPDARVTIRDLAGDGDHYAAEVVSESFRGKTRVQQHQMVYDALKGNMGGVLHALALQTSIPE; via the coding sequence ATGGCAATGGACGCACACGACATCGAGCGGATGATCAAGGACGGCATTCCGGATGCCCGGGTGACCATCCGCGATCTCGCCGGCGATGGCGACCACTACGCCGCCGAGGTCGTCTCGGAAAGCTTCCGCGGCAAAACCCGCGTGCAGCAGCACCAGATGGTCTACGACGCGCTGAAGGGCAACATGGGCGGCGTGCTGCACGCACTCGCCCTGCAGACCAGCATTCCCGAATAA
- a CDS encoding 2OG-Fe(II) oxygenase, whose product MNADTIVSSLDWPRILSELDEFGVAPTGPLLDRQTCIALRELYDCDAHFRSRIVMQRHGFGSGEYKYFANPLPQVISGLRHAFYKRLAPFATGWSERMGFDRRYPSELIAFLAECHADGQTRPTPLLLKYGAGDYNCLHQDVYGEHLFPVQLVILLSEPRSEFAGGEFVMTEQRPRMQSRAEVVPLGIGHGALFAVNDRPKAGSRGDYRVKMRHGVSRIRSGERFTLGIIFHDAT is encoded by the coding sequence ATGAATGCAGACACCATCGTTTCGAGCCTGGACTGGCCGCGAATCCTCAGTGAGCTCGATGAGTTCGGTGTCGCGCCGACCGGCCCGCTGCTCGATCGCCAGACCTGCATCGCGTTGCGCGAGCTCTATGATTGCGACGCGCATTTCCGCAGCCGCATCGTCATGCAGCGTCACGGATTTGGTTCGGGAGAGTACAAATACTTCGCCAACCCGCTTCCCCAGGTCATATCTGGCCTTCGCCACGCCTTCTATAAGCGCCTTGCGCCCTTCGCCACCGGCTGGAGCGAACGCATGGGGTTCGACAGGCGTTATCCGTCCGAACTCATCGCCTTCCTTGCCGAATGCCACGCCGACGGGCAGACCAGGCCGACGCCGCTTCTCTTGAAATACGGCGCCGGCGACTACAACTGCCTGCATCAGGACGTCTATGGCGAGCACCTCTTTCCGGTCCAGCTGGTGATTCTGCTCTCCGAGCCCCGATCCGAATTTGCTGGCGGCGAGTTCGTCATGACCGAGCAGCGTCCGCGCATGCAGTCGCGCGCCGAGGTGGTTCCGCTCGGCATCGGCCATGGGGCGCTGTTCGCCGTCAACGACCGGCCAAAGGCTGGTTCACGCGGCGATTACCGGGTAAAGATGCGCCACGGCGTCAGCCGCATCCGCTCCGGCGAGCGCTTCACCCTCGGCATCATCTTCCACGATGCGACGTGA
- a CDS encoding winged helix-turn-helix transcriptional regulator, translated as MNASTRPATAGPLLHTTPGFNTDGRDTCPIREVLDRVGDTWSILVIINLQAQPVRFNALKRSIEGISQRMLTVTLRSLERDGLVTRTVRPTTPPEVEYGLTELGQSIAVPIASLGNWAASNRDRMRQAREAFDLDA; from the coding sequence ATGAACGCCTCGACAAGACCCGCAACCGCGGGGCCGCTGCTGCACACCACACCAGGCTTCAATACCGATGGTCGCGACACATGCCCCATTCGCGAGGTGCTCGACCGTGTCGGCGACACCTGGAGCATTCTCGTCATCATCAACCTCCAGGCGCAACCAGTGCGCTTCAACGCGCTGAAGCGCTCGATCGAAGGCATTTCGCAACGCATGCTGACGGTCACCTTGCGCTCCCTGGAGCGGGACGGGCTGGTCACCCGCACCGTGCGGCCGACAACGCCGCCGGAGGTCGAGTATGGACTGACCGAACTCGGTCAGTCGATCGCCGTGCCGATCGCATCACTCGGCAACTGGGCTGCGAGCAATCGCGACCGCATGCGCCAGGCGCGGGAGGCGTTCGATCTCGACGCCTGA
- a CDS encoding TfoX/Sxy family protein encodes MADDLAEQIRAFVGDDPNVGEIRMFGGTCFTLNGNMMVGTLKNGALLVRVGETQEPSALALPGARRMDFTGREMKGFIMVAADKLDDRTIEGWIAMASRFVGPMPPKTATARRK; translated from the coding sequence ATGGCGGACGATCTCGCAGAGCAGATCCGGGCCTTTGTCGGCGACGATCCCAATGTCGGCGAAATCCGCATGTTCGGCGGCACCTGCTTCACGCTCAACGGCAACATGATGGTCGGGACACTGAAGAATGGCGCCTTGCTCGTGCGCGTCGGCGAGACCCAGGAGCCGTCAGCCCTCGCTTTGCCAGGCGCGAGGCGGATGGATTTCACTGGCCGCGAGATGAAAGGTTTCATCATGGTTGCAGCGGATAAGCTCGACGACAGGACGATCGAGGGCTGGATCGCCATGGCTTCGCGCTTCGTCGGGCCGATGCCGCCGAAGACGGCCACAGCCAGGCGGAAATGA
- the purL gene encoding phosphoribosylformylglycinamidine synthase subunit PurL — translation MTIQNDVKITGELIAAHGLKPDEYQRILDLVGREPSFTELGIFSAMWNEHCSYKSSKKWLRTLPTKGDVVIQGPGENAGVVDIGDGDCVVFKMESHNHPSYIEPYQGAATGVGGILRDVFTMGARPVASMNALRFGAPDHPKTRHLVSGVVAGVGGYGNAFGVPTVGGEVNFDARYNGNILVNAFAAGLAKTDGIFLSQAKGVGLPVVYLGAKTGRDGVGGATMASAEFDDKIDEKRPTVQVGDPFTEKCLLEACLELMASGAVIAIQDMGAAGLTCSAVEMGAKGDLGIELDLDKVPVREERMSAYEMMLSESQERMLMVLRPEKEKEAEAIFVKWGLDFAIVGKTTDDLRFRVIHGGVEVANLPIKELGDEAPEYDRPWVEPAKRTALAADDVPQADVADALLKMLGGPDLSSRRWVYEQYDTMIQGNTLQRPGGDAGVVRVEGHETKALAFSSDVTPRYCEADPYEGGKQAVAECWRNLTATGALPLAATDNLNFGNPERPEIMGQFVRAVTGIGDACRALGFPIVSGNVSLYNETNGQGILPTPTIGGVGLIDDWSKMAKACFAKEDEVILLVGGPAQWGSHLAQSIYMRDVHGRTDGPPPAVDLEHEKKVGDFVRKLIRSGTATAVHDLSDGGLAVALAEMAMTSGIGATVPGLSGTDPIPVFFGEDQGRYLVTVKLDPKSAEMQELWNEAKALGIHAPWIGTTGGKELKLGEARAVAIDELTTAHESWFPRFMDN, via the coding sequence ATGACCATTCAGAATGACGTGAAGATCACCGGCGAGCTCATCGCCGCGCACGGGCTCAAGCCGGACGAATACCAGCGTATCCTCGACCTTGTCGGACGCGAGCCGAGCTTTACCGAACTCGGCATCTTCTCGGCGATGTGGAACGAGCACTGCTCCTACAAGTCGTCGAAGAAGTGGCTGCGCACGCTGCCGACCAAGGGTGATGTCGTCATCCAGGGCCCTGGCGAGAACGCCGGTGTCGTCGATATCGGCGACGGCGACTGCGTGGTCTTCAAGATGGAGAGCCACAACCACCCTTCCTATATCGAGCCTTACCAGGGGGCTGCGACCGGCGTCGGCGGCATCCTGCGCGACGTCTTCACGATGGGCGCCCGCCCCGTCGCCTCGATGAACGCCCTGCGCTTCGGTGCGCCCGACCACCCCAAGACCCGCCACCTGGTGTCGGGCGTGGTTGCCGGCGTCGGCGGCTATGGCAATGCCTTCGGCGTGCCGACCGTCGGCGGTGAAGTCAATTTCGACGCCCGCTACAATGGCAACATCCTGGTCAACGCCTTCGCCGCCGGCCTCGCCAAGACCGATGGCATCTTCCTGTCGCAGGCCAAGGGCGTCGGCTTGCCGGTCGTCTATCTCGGCGCCAAGACCGGTCGTGATGGCGTCGGCGGCGCGACCATGGCGTCGGCCGAGTTCGACGACAAGATCGACGAGAAGCGCCCGACCGTTCAGGTCGGTGATCCGTTCACCGAAAAATGCCTGCTTGAAGCCTGCCTTGAGCTCATGGCTTCGGGCGCAGTCATCGCCATCCAGGACATGGGTGCTGCCGGGCTGACCTGCTCGGCCGTCGAAATGGGCGCCAAGGGCGACCTCGGCATCGAACTCGACCTCGACAAAGTGCCGGTCCGCGAAGAGCGCATGAGCGCCTATGAGATGATGCTGTCGGAAAGCCAGGAGCGCATGCTCATGGTGCTGCGCCCCGAGAAGGAGAAGGAAGCCGAGGCGATCTTCGTCAAGTGGGGCCTCGACTTCGCGATCGTCGGCAAGACCACCGACGACCTGCGCTTCCGCGTCATCCACGGGGGTGTCGAGGTTGCCAATCTGCCGATCAAGGAACTCGGCGACGAGGCACCCGAATATGACCGCCCGTGGGTCGAGCCGGCCAAGCGCACGGCGCTCGCTGCCGACGACGTACCGCAGGCCGATGTCGCCGACGCCCTGCTCAAGATGCTCGGTGGTCCCGACCTGTCGTCGCGCCGGTGGGTCTACGAGCAGTATGACACGATGATCCAGGGCAACACGCTGCAGCGCCCCGGCGGCGATGCCGGCGTCGTCCGCGTCGAAGGCCACGAGACCAAGGCACTGGCGTTTTCGTCCGACGTGACGCCGCGCTACTGCGAGGCCGATCCCTATGAGGGTGGCAAGCAGGCGGTGGCCGAATGCTGGCGTAATCTGACCGCGACCGGCGCACTGCCGCTCGCCGCCACCGACAACCTCAATTTCGGCAATCCCGAGCGCCCCGAGATCATGGGGCAGTTCGTGCGTGCCGTGACCGGCATCGGCGATGCCTGCCGCGCGCTTGGCTTCCCGATCGTTTCGGGCAACGTGTCGCTCTACAACGAGACCAACGGCCAGGGCATCCTGCCCACGCCGACAATCGGCGGCGTCGGCCTGATCGATGACTGGTCGAAGATGGCCAAGGCCTGCTTTGCCAAGGAGGACGAGGTGATCCTGCTGGTCGGCGGCCCGGCCCAGTGGGGCAGCCACCTCGCCCAGTCGATCTACATGCGCGACGTTCACGGCCGCACCGACGGCCCGCCGCCGGCGGTCGACCTCGAGCACGAGAAGAAGGTCGGCGACTTCGTCCGCAAGCTGATCCGCAGCGGCACGGCCACTGCCGTACACGACCTGTCGGATGGCGGTCTCGCCGTGGCTCTCGCCGAAATGGCGATGACCTCCGGCATCGGTGCCACTGTTCCGGGCCTCAGCGGCACCGACCCGATCCCGGTGTTCTTCGGCGAGGATCAGGGCCGCTATCTGGTCACCGTCAAGCTTGACCCCAAGTCGGCTGAGATGCAGGAATTGTGGAACGAAGCCAAGGCGCTCGGCATCCACGCCCCGTGGATCGGAACGACCGGCGGCAAGGAACTGAAGCTGGGCGAGGCACGGGCCGTGGCGATCGACGAGTTGACCACGGCTCACGAATCCTGGTTCCCTCGCTTCATGGACAACTGA
- a CDS encoding class I SAM-dependent DNA methyltransferase gives MTRRPDDNHIGRRAYSTFAERYDAAAPTKPHNALYERPASLALLGDVAGLDVVDAGCGSGICSEKLARGGARVRGFDITPEMLELARKRCAGLDVAFHQGDLANPLDWLASGSTDAILCSLALDYVEDLHPVFAEFHRITRPVGRLVFSMGHPMRDWADPRARGDADYFTTNRWGLSWSGFGEPRPYVESYRRPLQDILNGLSDAGWRLDRFVEPLPVAEMAVVDPEHFAELSHSPGFICIRAIK, from the coding sequence ATGACGCGGCGCCCGGATGACAATCACATAGGGCGCCGCGCCTACTCGACTTTTGCCGAGCGCTACGACGCGGCAGCCCCCACCAAGCCCCACAACGCACTGTACGAGCGGCCGGCTTCGCTGGCCCTGCTTGGCGATGTCGCCGGGCTCGACGTTGTCGATGCCGGCTGCGGCTCGGGCATCTGCTCGGAAAAGCTGGCGCGCGGCGGCGCCCGCGTCAGGGGCTTCGACATCACGCCTGAAATGCTGGAACTGGCGCGCAAGCGCTGTGCCGGTCTAGACGTCGCTTTCCACCAAGGCGATCTGGCCAATCCGCTGGATTGGCTGGCGAGTGGCAGCACCGACGCGATCCTGTGTTCGCTGGCGCTCGACTATGTCGAGGACCTCCACCCGGTTTTCGCCGAGTTCCATCGCATCACGCGGCCGGTAGGCCGGTTGGTCTTCTCGATGGGCCACCCGATGCGTGACTGGGCCGATCCCCGCGCACGCGGCGACGCCGACTACTTCACGACCAACCGCTGGGGCCTGTCCTGGAGCGGCTTTGGCGAGCCCAGACCATATGTCGAATCCTACCGGCGGCCGCTGCAGGACATACTGAACGGGCTGAGCGATGCCGGCTGGCGCCTCGACCGCTTTGTCGAGCCGTTGCCGGTGGCCGAGATGGCGGTCGTCGACCCCGAGCATTTTGCCGAACTCAGCCATTCGCCCGGGTTCATCTGCATTCGGGCGATCAAGTAG
- a CDS encoding NAD(P)-dependent oxidoreductase, which yields MKLALIGASGFVGNAVLKEAASRGHKVTAIVRTPSKVAAIDGVTAVNADVNDIEALKAAISGSDVVVSAFNGGWGDPDIYAKHLAGSKAIVAAAKAAGKRVIVVGGAGSLEIDGKQLVDGPHFPEAYKDGARAARDALAALRSETGLEWSFLSPAIMMAPGERTGQFRTGGDQPVFDAKGESHISVEDLAVAIVNEAEAPQHTGKRFTVGY from the coding sequence ATGAAACTCGCTCTCATCGGTGCATCCGGCTTCGTCGGCAATGCGGTGCTCAAGGAAGCTGCCTCGCGCGGCCACAAGGTAACGGCCATCGTACGCACCCCGTCCAAGGTCGCAGCTATCGACGGCGTCACTGCTGTGAACGCCGACGTCAACGATATCGAGGCACTGAAGGCCGCGATCTCAGGCAGCGACGTCGTCGTCTCCGCCTTCAACGGCGGCTGGGGCGATCCTGACATTTACGCCAAGCACCTCGCCGGCTCAAAGGCGATCGTTGCGGCCGCCAAGGCCGCCGGCAAGCGCGTCATCGTCGTCGGCGGCGCCGGCAGCCTCGAAATCGACGGCAAGCAACTCGTCGACGGCCCGCATTTCCCCGAAGCCTACAAGGATGGCGCGCGCGCCGCGCGCGATGCACTCGCGGCCCTGCGCAGCGAGACCGGTCTGGAATGGTCGTTCCTGTCGCCGGCGATCATGATGGCGCCAGGCGAACGCACCGGCCAGTTCCGCACCGGCGGCGACCAGCCGGTGTTCGATGCCAAAGGCGAAAGCCACATCTCGGTGGAAGACCTGGCCGTCGCCATCGTGAACGAAGCCGAAGCGCCCCAGCATACGGGCAAGCGCTTCACCGTAGGCTACTGA
- the grxD gene encoding Grx4 family monothiol glutaredoxin, which translates to MSGINEYIDSEVKSQDVVVFMKGTPGFPQCGFSGQVVQILDYLGVDYKGVNVLTSNELRQGIKDYSNWPTIPQLYVKGEFVGGCDIIREMFQAGELQSFLEEKGVSVKGAA; encoded by the coding sequence ATGAGCGGAATCAACGAATACATCGATAGCGAAGTGAAGAGTCAGGATGTCGTGGTTTTCATGAAGGGCACGCCCGGCTTTCCGCAGTGCGGCTTTTCCGGCCAGGTCGTCCAGATCCTCGATTACCTCGGGGTCGACTACAAGGGCGTCAACGTCCTGACCTCGAACGAGCTTCGCCAAGGCATCAAGGATTATTCCAATTGGCCGACCATCCCACAGCTCTACGTCAAGGGTGAGTTCGTCGGCGGTTGCGACATTATCCGCGAGATGTTCCAGGCCGGCGAATTGCAGTCGTTCCTGGAAGAGAAGGGCGTGAGCGTCAAGGGCGCCGCCTGA
- the ttcA gene encoding tRNA 2-thiocytidine(32) synthetase TtcA codes for MGIHEQDALAESAEGAFPLYRDAPSSVEFNKLRKRLLRQTRQAIEDYAMARPGERWLVALSGGKDSYGLLAVLMDLKWRGLLPVELLACNLDQGQPNFPKNVLPDYLNANGIAHRIEYRDTYSVVTEKLPEGSTYCSLCSRLRRGHLYRIAREEGCSSLVLGHHREDILETFFMNLFHGGRLAAMPPKLLNDEGDVMVLRPLAFCAEADMAKFAEGMKFPIIPCDLCGSQEGLQRNAMKAMLDDIEKRMPGRKDTMLRALSNTRPSHLLDRKLFDFTSLMAG; via the coding sequence ATGGGCATTCACGAACAGGACGCGCTGGCCGAGTCTGCGGAGGGCGCATTCCCGCTCTATCGCGACGCCCCGTCCTCGGTTGAGTTCAACAAGCTGCGCAAGCGCCTGCTGCGCCAGACGCGCCAGGCCATCGAAGACTACGCCATGGCCAGGCCAGGCGAGCGTTGGCTGGTGGCGCTGTCGGGCGGCAAGGATTCATATGGCCTGCTCGCGGTCCTGATGGATCTCAAATGGCGCGGCCTGCTGCCGGTAGAGCTGCTCGCCTGCAATCTCGACCAGGGCCAGCCGAACTTCCCCAAGAACGTGCTGCCCGATTATCTCAATGCCAATGGCATCGCGCATCGCATCGAGTACCGCGACACCTATTCCGTCGTCACCGAGAAGCTGCCGGAGGGCAGCACCTATTGTTCGCTGTGCTCGCGGCTCAGGCGAGGGCACCTCTACCGCATCGCGCGTGAGGAGGGTTGTTCATCGCTGGTGCTCGGCCATCATCGCGAGGACATCCTCGAGACCTTCTTCATGAACCTGTTCCATGGCGGCCGCCTTGCCGCCATGCCGCCGAAGCTTCTCAATGACGAGGGCGACGTCATGGTGCTGAGGCCGTTGGCCTTCTGCGCCGAGGCCGACATGGCCAAATTCGCCGAGGGCATGAAGTTTCCGATCATCCCCTGCGACCTCTGCGGTAGTCAGGAAGGCCTGCAGCGCAACGCCATGAAGGCGATGCTGGACGATATTGAAAAGCGCATGCCGGGCCGCAAGGACACCATGCTGCGGGCGCTGTCCAACACTCGACCGTCGCATCTGCTCGATCGCAAGCTGTTCGATTTCACCAGCCTGATGGCTGGCTGA
- a CDS encoding RNA methyltransferase, with the protein MQTAAPVIILVEPQLGENIGMVARAMANFGLGELRLVNPRDGWPNEKARSAASNADHVIDGVVVFPDLASAVTDLNFVFATTARERDGFKEVRGPVEAGRMLRGRAASGLRTGILFGRERFGLYNEEVSLADEIVTFPVDPRFASLNIAQAVLLMSYEWMKSGLEDETQTNFSGPEMAPATKDQLHGLFNHLEAALDARGYFRPAAKKPKMVDNLRSVLTRPGFFAPELKVLRGVVASLDYFSPKEPRGAGYPDRKAKVDHAAHSGSAGSDEDDTPPVGGRGLDND; encoded by the coding sequence ATGCAAACTGCGGCCCCAGTGATCATCCTCGTCGAGCCGCAGCTCGGCGAGAACATCGGCATGGTGGCGCGCGCAATGGCCAATTTCGGCCTCGGTGAACTGCGCCTGGTCAATCCACGCGACGGCTGGCCGAACGAGAAGGCGCGTTCCGCCGCCAGCAACGCCGATCACGTCATCGACGGCGTCGTGGTTTTCCCCGACCTCGCATCCGCCGTGACTGATCTGAATTTCGTCTTCGCCACCACTGCGCGCGAACGGGACGGTTTCAAGGAAGTGCGTGGCCCTGTCGAAGCCGGCCGCATGCTGCGTGGCCGCGCTGCATCAGGGCTTCGCACCGGCATTTTGTTCGGACGCGAGCGTTTCGGCCTCTACAACGAGGAGGTGAGCCTTGCCGACGAGATCGTCACCTTCCCCGTCGATCCCAGGTTCGCCTCGCTCAACATCGCCCAAGCGGTGCTGTTGATGTCCTATGAGTGGATGAAGTCGGGCCTGGAAGACGAGACCCAGACCAATTTCTCAGGCCCTGAAATGGCGCCGGCAACCAAGGATCAGCTGCACGGCCTGTTCAATCATCTTGAAGCAGCGCTCGACGCGCGCGGTTATTTCCGCCCGGCGGCCAAGAAACCCAAGATGGTCGACAATCTGCGCTCGGTGCTGACGCGGCCTGGCTTCTTCGCGCCGGAGCTCAAGGTTCTGCGCGGCGTCGTTGCCTCGCTCGACTATTTCTCGCCCAAGGAGCCGCGAGGCGCCGGCTACCCCGATCGCAAGGCGAAAGTCGACCACGCTGCCCATTCCGGCAGTGCAGGCAGCGATGAGGACGACACGCCGCCGGTCGGCGGCAGGGGGCTCGACAATGACTGA
- the rpsD gene encoding 30S ribosomal protein S4 — protein sequence MSKRESAKYKIDRRLGENIWGRPKSPVNKREYGPGQHGQRRKGKLSDFGLQLRAKQKLKGHYGDVSEKQFRKTYEEANRRKGDTSENLIGLLESRLDAVVYRAKFVPTIFAARQFVNHGHVNVNGKRTNISSYRCKAGDVIEVREKSKQLVIVLEAVGLAERDVPDYIEVDHNKMVATFARVPGLSDVPYAVQMEPNLVVEFYSR from the coding sequence ATGAGCAAGCGCGAATCCGCGAAATACAAAATCGATCGCCGTCTTGGTGAGAACATCTGGGGCCGCCCGAAGTCCCCGGTCAACAAGCGTGAATACGGCCCCGGTCAGCACGGCCAGCGTCGCAAGGGCAAGCTCTCGGACTTCGGTCTGCAGCTGCGCGCCAAGCAGAAGCTGAAGGGTCACTACGGCGACGTTTCGGAAAAGCAGTTCCGCAAGACCTATGAAGAGGCAAACCGCCGCAAGGGCGACACCTCCGAGAACCTGATCGGCCTGCTCGAGTCGCGTCTGGATGCGGTCGTCTACCGCGCCAAGTTCGTGCCGACCATTTTCGCGGCCCGTCAGTTCGTCAACCACGGCCACGTCAACGTCAACGGCAAGCGCACCAACATCTCGTCCTACCGCTGCAAGGCTGGCGATGTGATCGAAGTCCGCGAGAAGTCGAAGCAGCTGGTCATCGTGCTTGAGGCCGTTGGCCTCGCCGAGCGCGACGTTCCGGACTACATCGAAGTCGATCACAACAAGATGGTTGCGACCTTCGCTCGCGTTCCCGGCCTGTCGGACGTTCCGTACGCAGTGCAGATGGAACCGAACCTCGTCGTCGAATTCTATTCGCGCTGA
- a CDS encoding DUF3008 family protein yields the protein MPAVSKAQQKAAGAALAAKRGEIKKSELVGASKEMYESMTEKELEEFAETSHKGLPEHKTSH from the coding sequence ATGCCAGCCGTATCCAAAGCCCAGCAGAAAGCCGCTGGAGCAGCCCTTGCCGCCAAGCGCGGCGAGATCAAGAAGAGCGAACTCGTCGGCGCATCGAAGGAAATGTACGAATCGATGACCGAAAAGGAGCTCGAAGAGTTCGCCGAGACCAGCCACAAGGGGCTGCCGGAGCACAAGACAAGCCACTGA
- the murI gene encoding glutamate racemase encodes MTDRPILMFDSGIGGLTVLREARVLMPERRFVYVADDAAFPYGAWEEPALKARILDLFGRLLERFDPEISVIPCNTASTLVIDALRQAFPGHPFVGTVPAVKPAAERTRSGLVSVLATPGTVKRQYTRDLITQWATKCHVRLVGSDRLAQMAEIYMRDGFVDEQAVKDEIAPCFIEQDGRRTDIVVLACTHYPFLVNRMRKTAPWPVDWIDPAEAIARRALSLLDGLREWRDDAGRDIAVFTSKRTDFATRRLMQGFGLTVEGT; translated from the coding sequence ATGACTGACCGCCCGATCCTGATGTTCGATTCGGGCATTGGCGGCCTGACCGTGCTGCGCGAGGCGCGCGTACTGATGCCCGAGCGTCGCTTCGTCTACGTCGCCGACGATGCGGCATTTCCCTACGGTGCCTGGGAAGAGCCGGCGCTGAAGGCGCGCATCCTCGATCTGTTCGGCCGCCTGCTCGAGCGCTTCGATCCCGAAATCTCGGTCATTCCGTGCAATACGGCATCGACGCTTGTGATCGATGCGTTGCGTCAGGCTTTTCCCGGCCATCCCTTCGTCGGCACCGTGCCGGCGGTCAAGCCGGCTGCAGAGCGCACGCGCTCGGGGCTGGTGTCGGTGCTGGCGACGCCAGGTACGGTCAAGCGGCAATACACACGCGACCTGATCACCCAGTGGGCGACCAAATGCCATGTCCGGCTGGTCGGCAGCGACAGGCTGGCGCAAATGGCCGAAATCTACATGCGCGACGGCTTCGTCGACGAGCAGGCGGTCAAGGACGAGATCGCACCTTGCTTCATCGAGCAGGACGGCCGGCGCACCGACATCGTCGTGCTCGCCTGCACGCATTACCCATTCCTGGTCAACCGAATGCGCAAGACAGCACCCTGGCCGGTCGACTGGATCGATCCCGCCGAGGCTATCGCGCGCCGCGCGCTGTCATTGCTCGACGGTTTGCGCGAGTGGCGCGACGACGCCGGCCGCGACATCGCCGTCTTCACCTCGAAGCGCACCGATTTTGCCACGCGCCGATTGATGCAGGGCTTTGGACTGACAGTCGAAGGAACATGA
- a CDS encoding multidrug effflux MFS transporter translates to MEQKASPSVRQDAFPIPRWEFIALAAALMAVNALAVDIMLPALQQIGAALNVESENHRQYVITAYFAGLALALLAYGPISDQFGRRKPLLVGLGIYVLAAFAAAFAPSFETLLLLRFVQGIGAASTRVIAVSVVRDRFGGRQMAEIMSLIFMVFMVVPVVAPAMGQIVMLFSEWHMIFIVMAVSALAITLWAAIRLPETMHPEDRRPLSVLSIARGFRTVLTTRMSLWYTLASMTIFGALFGFINSAQQVYVGLYGLGVWFPAVFAAIAGMMSVSSFLNSRLVVKFGMRKLSHGALIGFLLVSAIWLVWSLTGPVPFPAFIVLFALAMFQFGWIGSNFNSISMEPLGHIAGTASSVQGFMQTLGGGMIGAAIGQSFDGTTVPLAIGFCGVASIGLVMVLIAEKGKLFRGHHDPKPAPAEIH, encoded by the coding sequence ATGGAACAGAAAGCCTCCCCGAGCGTCCGTCAGGACGCATTCCCGATTCCGCGTTGGGAATTCATCGCGCTGGCCGCCGCTTTGATGGCCGTCAACGCGCTCGCCGTCGACATCATGCTGCCGGCGCTGCAGCAGATCGGCGCTGCCCTCAATGTCGAGAGCGAGAACCACCGCCAGTATGTGATTACCGCCTATTTCGCCGGCCTCGCGCTGGCGTTGCTTGCCTATGGCCCGATCTCCGACCAGTTCGGCCGGCGCAAGCCGCTGCTGGTCGGCCTCGGCATCTATGTGCTCGCGGCCTTCGCTGCGGCTTTTGCACCGAGCTTCGAAACGTTGCTGTTGCTGCGCTTCGTCCAGGGGATCGGCGCTGCTTCGACGCGCGTCATTGCGGTGTCGGTGGTGCGCGACCGCTTCGGCGGCCGGCAGATGGCCGAGATCATGTCGTTGATCTTCATGGTGTTCATGGTCGTGCCGGTCGTGGCGCCCGCGATGGGACAGATCGTCATGCTGTTTTCGGAATGGCACATGATTTTCATCGTCATGGCGGTGTCGGCGCTGGCGATCACGCTATGGGCGGCAATCCGCCTGCCCGAGACGATGCATCCCGAGGACCGGCGGCCGCTGTCGGTGCTGTCGATCGCCAGGGGCTTCCGCACCGTGCTGACCACGCGGATGTCGCTGTGGTACACGCTAGCCTCGATGACGATCTTCGGCGCGCTGTTCGGCTTCATCAACTCGGCGCAGCAGGTCTATGTCGGCCTCTACGGGCTCGGCGTGTGGTTCCCGGCAGTGTTTGCGGCCATCGCCGGCATGATGTCGGTGTCGTCGTTCCTGAATTCGCGCCTGGTCGTCAAGTTCGGCATGCGCAAGCTGTCGCACGGCGCCCTGATCGGCTTCCTGCTGGTGAGTGCGATCTGGCTCGTCTGGTCGCTGACCGGGCCGGTGCCGTTTCCAGCCTTCATCGTGCTGTTTGCTCTGGCGATGTTCCAGTTCGGCTGGATCGGCTCGAACTTCAACTCGATCTCGATGGAGCCGCTCGGCCATATCGCCGGTACGGCATCCTCGGTGCAGGGTTTCATGCAGACCCTGGGCGGCGGCATGATCGGTGCGGCCATCGGCCAGTCCTTCGATGGCACGACGGTGCCGCTGGCGATCGGTTTCTGCGGTGTGGCCTCGATTGGCCTGGTGATGGTGCTGATTGCCGAGAAGGGCAAGCTGTTCCGCGGCCACCACGATCCCAAGCCGGCCCCTGCCGAGATCCACTAA